The proteins below are encoded in one region of Bosea sp. BIWAKO-01:
- a CDS encoding TetR/AcrR family transcriptional regulator: protein MSTGPAKKLSRMERREQLLDCAMTMVREGGADALTLGRLAEWAGVSKPVAYDHFGTREALMIALYRRIDEQQGGALAEALGQLEPRLDKVARAVAESYLSCATSIGPEWHSLSAALKGTEAMEAVQRELVDGYISLYREALAPYAGQLSAEDLHLCCVAILGAAESVSGEVLRGRANEAGATELLAALIVRLVQSSGAS from the coding sequence ATGTCGACGGGACCTGCGAAGAAGCTGTCCAGGATGGAACGCCGCGAGCAGTTGCTCGATTGCGCCATGACGATGGTGCGCGAGGGCGGCGCAGATGCGCTGACGCTCGGGCGCCTTGCCGAATGGGCCGGCGTCAGCAAGCCGGTGGCCTATGATCATTTCGGCACGCGCGAGGCATTGATGATCGCGCTCTATCGCCGGATCGACGAACAACAGGGCGGAGCGCTGGCGGAGGCTCTCGGCCAGTTGGAACCGCGCCTCGACAAGGTCGCCCGCGCCGTCGCCGAATCCTATCTCTCCTGCGCAACGTCGATCGGCCCGGAATGGCACTCTCTTTCAGCCGCCCTCAAGGGCACGGAAGCGATGGAGGCCGTTCAGCGGGAGCTCGTCGACGGCTATATCTCGCTCTATCGCGAGGCGCTGGCTCCTTATGCCGGCCAGCTCAGCGCAGAGGACCTGCACCTGTGCTGTGTCGCGATCCTCGGAGCGGCCGAATCCGTGTCGGGCGAGGTGCTGCGCGGCAGGGCCAATGAGGCAGGAGCGACCGAATTGCTGGCCGCGCTGATCGTCCGGCTGGTCCAGTCGAGCGGCGCATCTTAG
- a CDS encoding saccharopine dehydrogenase, translating to MSTLQRPVLIIGGSGVVGGQAAAALRRLQFDLPIAIGGRDLAKAQVVAQKVGRAIATRVDLDRRDLGQPEGAQYSAIVVFVKDDGLNSMRYAQDHGIPYISVSSGTFEIGPEVAQFIHAATKAPVLLASQWLAGAAVFPALVFAKDFRTIDSIAIGALLDEQDMGGPAALTDYNRITGAAPAALTLTGGKFSWVNGEDAKARYRSVDGVELEATAYSPLDIVSLAAVTNARSVRLDLAFSESASRRRGEPFSTEITIAIDGVLRNGERSTMRHEIVHPDGQAPLTALGVALAVERMLGLAGGAAPQPGLYLPESILDPDYYVGHMREFGAQFRQT from the coding sequence ATGTCTACCCTCCAACGCCCCGTCCTGATCATTGGAGGATCGGGCGTCGTCGGCGGCCAGGCGGCCGCAGCGCTGCGCCGCCTGCAATTCGACCTGCCGATCGCCATCGGCGGGCGCGATCTCGCCAAGGCGCAGGTGGTTGCTCAGAAGGTCGGGCGCGCGATTGCGACACGGGTCGATCTCGACCGCCGGGATCTCGGCCAGCCGGAGGGAGCGCAGTACAGCGCCATCGTCGTCTTCGTGAAGGACGATGGCCTGAACTCGATGCGCTACGCGCAGGATCACGGTATCCCCTATATCAGCGTGTCGAGCGGCACCTTCGAGATCGGTCCGGAAGTCGCTCAGTTCATTCACGCGGCGACGAAGGCGCCGGTGCTTCTCGCAAGCCAGTGGCTGGCTGGCGCCGCGGTTTTTCCGGCCCTGGTCTTTGCCAAGGATTTCCGCACGATCGATTCCATTGCGATCGGCGCACTGCTCGACGAGCAGGATATGGGTGGCCCGGCGGCCTTGACGGACTACAACCGCATCACGGGAGCGGCACCGGCTGCGCTGACGCTGACCGGAGGCAAGTTCAGCTGGGTCAATGGCGAGGATGCCAAGGCGCGCTATCGTAGCGTCGACGGTGTCGAGCTCGAGGCAACCGCCTATTCTCCACTCGATATCGTCAGCCTGGCCGCGGTGACCAATGCCAGATCGGTGCGGCTCGACCTTGCCTTCTCCGAATCCGCCAGCCGCCGGCGCGGCGAGCCCTTCTCGACCGAAATCACGATCGCGATCGACGGCGTGCTCAGGAATGGCGAACGCAGCACGATGCGCCACGAGATCGTCCATCCCGATGGCCAGGCTCCCCTGACTGCACTTGGCGTCGCGCTCGCCGTCGAAAGGATGCTGGGGCTCGCAGGCGGCGCCGCTCCGCAGCCGGGCCTCTATCTGCCGGAGTCGATCCTGGATCCCGATTACTATGTCGGCCACATGAGGGAGTTCGGTGCTCAGTTCCGCCAGACCTGA
- the radC gene encoding DNA repair protein RadC translates to MKQEGGQRGSQVPLPEEPTAVAVPHYHGHRQRLRDRFQESGSDALPDYELLELLLFRSIPQRDVKPLAKDLIQRFGSFAEVLGAPAARLTEVKGVGAGVAQDLKIVAAALQRMAKGAVAKRPVLSSWSAVLDYCRMAMAFAEREQFRILFLDKKNALIADEVQQTGTVDHTPVYPREVMRRALELSASAIILVHNHPSGDPTPSGADVKMTRELVDIAKPLGIVIHDHVIVGRDGHASFRGLGLI, encoded by the coding sequence ATGAAGCAAGAGGGCGGTCAGCGCGGATCACAAGTCCCGCTGCCGGAAGAACCCACGGCCGTTGCGGTGCCGCATTATCACGGCCATCGCCAGCGGCTTCGCGACCGCTTCCAGGAGTCGGGCTCCGACGCCCTGCCCGATTACGAGTTGCTCGAACTCCTGTTGTTCCGCTCGATCCCGCAGCGCGACGTGAAGCCGCTCGCCAAGGATCTGATCCAGCGCTTCGGCTCTTTCGCCGAGGTGCTTGGCGCGCCGGCCGCGCGATTGACTGAGGTCAAGGGCGTCGGCGCGGGCGTTGCGCAGGATCTCAAGATCGTCGCGGCCGCCCTGCAGCGCATGGCGAAGGGAGCGGTGGCAAAACGCCCGGTGCTGTCGTCCTGGTCGGCGGTTCTCGACTATTGCCGAATGGCGATGGCCTTTGCCGAACGCGAGCAGTTCCGCATCCTCTTCCTCGACAAGAAGAACGCGCTGATCGCCGACGAGGTCCAGCAGACCGGAACTGTCGACCACACTCCCGTTTATCCCCGCGAGGTGATGCGCCGCGCCCTGGAACTCTCCGCAAGCGCGATCATCCTCGTGCACAATCATCCATCAGGCGACCCGACGCCATCGGGCGCCGACGTGAAGATGACGCGCGAACTCGTCGATATCGCAAAGCCCCTCGGCATCGTGATCCACGACCACGTCATCGTCGGCCGCGATGGCCATGCGAGCTTCCGGGGGCTCGGGTTGATCTAA
- the map gene encoding type I methionyl aminopeptidase: MTFDENLGRARMREPAIKLHGPEAFAAMRKAGRLTAEGLDMLGEHVRPGVTTQRLDELAFQFAMDNGAYPATLFYRGYTKSICTSINHVVCHGIPDDKPLREGDILNIDYTLIVDGWYGDSSRMYGVGDIPRKAERLVEITYESLLRGIKAVRAGATTGDIGFAIQRYAEAERCSVVRDFCGHGLGQVFHDAPNILHYGSPGEGVLLKPGMLFTIEPMINLGKAGVKVLSDGWTAVTRDRSLSAQFEHTVGVTETGCEIFTLSPAGRDNPLAAR; encoded by the coding sequence ATGACATTCGACGAAAATCTGGGACGGGCGCGGATGCGCGAGCCGGCCATCAAACTTCATGGCCCCGAAGCCTTTGCGGCCATGCGCAAGGCCGGCCGCCTGACGGCAGAAGGCCTCGACATGCTGGGCGAGCACGTCCGGCCTGGCGTCACCACGCAGCGCCTCGACGAGCTTGCCTTCCAGTTCGCCATGGACAACGGCGCCTACCCGGCGACCTTGTTCTATCGCGGCTACACAAAGTCGATCTGCACTTCGATCAATCATGTGGTCTGCCACGGCATCCCGGACGACAAACCCCTGCGCGAAGGCGACATCCTCAATATCGACTACACGCTGATCGTCGATGGCTGGTATGGCGATTCCAGCCGGATGTATGGGGTCGGCGACATTCCCCGCAAGGCCGAACGGCTGGTCGAAATCACCTATGAAAGCCTGCTCCGCGGTATCAAGGCCGTGCGCGCCGGCGCGACGACCGGCGATATCGGTTTCGCCATCCAGCGCTATGCGGAGGCTGAGCGTTGCTCGGTGGTGCGCGATTTTTGCGGCCACGGCCTGGGCCAGGTCTTTCACGATGCACCCAACATCCTGCATTACGGCAGCCCCGGCGAAGGCGTCTTGCTCAAGCCCGGCATGCTTTTCACCATCGAGCCGATGATCAACCTCGGCAAGGCGGGTGTGAAGGTGCTTTCCGACGGCTGGACGGCGGTAACCCGCGACCGTTCGCTTTCGGCCCAGTTCGAGCACACGGTTGGTGTCACCGAGACCGGCTGCGAGATCTTCACACTGTCGCCGGCAGGCCGCGACAATCCGCTCGCGGCACGATGA